In Deltaproteobacteria bacterium, the DNA window ACTGGACAACTCGCCGTTGACCTGTTCAAACAGGGCAGACGCCTGTTGGATTTTCGCCGTGGAGTCGGCAATCAGGGATTCCGTATTCTTTGCCGCTTCCGCCGACCGCATCGCCAGGTTCCGTACTTCATCGGCCACAACCGCGAAGCCGGCGCCCGTTTCTCCAGCCCGTGCCGCTTCGACGGCGGCGTTTAGGGCCAGCAGGTTTGTTTGAAAGGCGATTTCATCAATGGTTTTGATGATCTTGGATGTTTCCTTACTGGCACTGACACTGGCGTTGACGACTTCCTGCATCAAGGTCAACTTTTCGGTGATCACACGGTAACTTTCTCTGGCGTCATTGGCCATCATCAATCTGGCCTGTTGCGCATTACTGGCATTCTGTTTCGTCATGGAAGACATCTCTTCGAGCGATGAAGACGTTTCCTCGACAGCGGCTGCCTGCGCGGATGCCCCCTCGGCAAGCTGCTGGCTGGCTGTAGAAACCTGGCAAGAAGCCGATGTAATCTGATCAAAGCTTTCATTAAGAAACCCTGTAACCTGCCTGATCGGGCTGGTAAGGGAACGAGCAATCAAAAAACCGACAGCGACCATTAACGCACCGACAACCGTAGTTGCGGCAAAAATTAACAGCACCATCCCTTTAAATGCATTGTTGTTGGCCTCACGGTCTTTCCCGACAAAGAGCATACCGCCAATCTTTCCTTCGGCATTTTTGATTGGCAAGTAACCGGTATTATAATCCTTTCCCAGTATCGCATTTCTTCTCAGGAATTTCTCCCCTTTTTTCAGGACCGTTTCAATAACCTCCGGGTTGTCCATTTTTGTTCCAATGGCCCTCTTACCTTCCTTCATAATCGTCGTCGATACGCGGGTATCACCCTGAAATATCGTACACTCTATGTCGAATTGTTTTTTCATGTCGTCGACAAAACTGCTGTCGGAGGAAAGATCCGTCCCCACCATTACTGAACCAACTATCGCATCGCCCTTATTTACGGGATAGGCCGCGGTGAGTGAAAATTTCACCACAGTCCCCTCTTCAATACCCGTAGATGGTTCACCGGCAAGAGACTTCTTGACGTTCATTTGATTTAGGAGGCTATCACCCGTCATCTGGTTATGGC includes these proteins:
- a CDS encoding methyl-accepting chemotaxis protein, which translates into the protein MKLSFSGKIIGLILVTVTIVSLSIFGVTFYVTNKEFDKQSQKEVLTAADGVQGFLENLKGKVLGVAYLTASRSDVASALESKDANFLQGFGADVMKKGNVGLVTFIDKEGNVVARGHNQMTGDSLLNQMNVKKSLAGEPSTGIEEGTVVKFSLTAAYPVNKGDAIVGSVMVGTDLSSDSSFVDDMKKQFDIECTIFQGDTRVSTTIMKEGKRAIGTKMDNPEVIETVLKKGEKFLRRNAILGKDYNTGYLPIKNAEGKIGGMLFVGKDREANNNAFKGMVLLIFAATTVVGALMVAVGFLIARSLTSPIRQVTGFLNESFDQITSASCQVSTASQQLAEGASAQAAAVEETSSSLEEMSSMTKQNASNAQQARLMMANDARESYRVITEKLTLMQEVVNASVSASKETSKIIKTIDEIAFQTNLLALNAAVEAARAGETGAGFAVVADEVRNLAMRSAEAAKNTESLIADSTAKIQQASALFEQVNGELSS